One part of the Thioalbus denitrificans genome encodes these proteins:
- a CDS encoding haloacid dehalogenase type II has translation MPLTLAFDVYGTLVDTAGVTEQLARHVGGRAPAFARLWRDKQLEYSFRRGLMRNYEPFTTCTRQALDYTCAALGAALSGAERDDLMAAYGRLPAFPDARPCLEALAAADRRLFAFSNGPAAEVERVLANAGLAPLLEGVVSVEAVRSFKPDPAVYAHFLRATRATTGGAWLVSGNPFDVIGALSAGWCAAWVRRTPEAVYDPWGLEPTARLESLLELPGALAT, from the coding sequence ATGCCCCTGACCCTCGCCTTCGACGTCTACGGCACCCTGGTGGATACCGCCGGGGTCACGGAGCAGCTCGCCCGCCACGTGGGCGGGCGCGCCCCCGCCTTCGCCCGCCTGTGGCGGGACAAGCAGCTGGAGTACAGTTTCCGCCGCGGGCTGATGCGCAACTACGAACCCTTCACCACCTGCACCCGCCAGGCCCTGGACTACACCTGCGCGGCCCTCGGCGCGGCGCTCTCCGGGGCGGAGCGGGACGACCTGATGGCCGCCTACGGCCGCCTGCCGGCCTTCCCCGACGCGCGGCCCTGCCTGGAGGCGCTGGCGGCGGCGGACCGGCGCCTGTTCGCCTTCTCCAACGGCCCCGCCGCGGAGGTGGAGCGGGTGCTGGCCAACGCCGGGCTCGCCCCGCTCCTCGAGGGGGTGGTGAGCGTGGAGGCGGTGCGGAGCTTCAAGCCCGACCCGGCGGTCTACGCCCACTTCCTGCGCGCCACCCGGGCCACCACGGGCGGCGCCTGGCTGGTCTCCGGCAACCCCTTCGACGTCATCGGCGCGCTCTCCGCGGGCTGGTGCGCGGCCTGGGTGCGGCGCACCCCGGAGGCGGTCTACGATCCCTGGGGGCTGGAGCCCACCGCGCGGCTGGAGAGCCTGCTGGAGCTGCCCGGGGCGCTGGCCACCTGA
- a CDS encoding AsmA family protein, producing the protein MRRWRWIGAGLAVIVAGLLALPFLIPAERLRGTAEAELAAALGQPVRLGGIAWSLLPAPRLVVTELGIGPAPGLELGAADLRLALAPLLGGAVEISSLVVHGATLPLERLRGLAGSGSGGAPRVRLDRLEASDVTLVLPDGETLGPWRLEARFGADGKPLQATVTDGGRARLTAGPADAAGAYALRLRADDWRLPFARAPLRFARLEAEATLAGTVLEVTRLRGDAYGGRVTGTARLDWTRGWNLEGRAQPADLRLGPLLAEFGQHALEGRLQGDFTFSGTAARPAELIAALAVAGDFRISDGILHEADLERASQTFTREGLTGGQTRFDTLGGHLRLERRDLRLTGLKVASSALEAAGDVRVDPARNLSGEMEVGLRRTTALASIPLRVSGTVAEPRLRITEEALAGAAAGTAVMGPGLGTAVGIRAGKILKGVGRLLGGDREEQEAK; encoded by the coding sequence ATGAGACGCTGGCGCTGGATCGGAGCCGGATTGGCGGTCATCGTGGCCGGGCTGCTGGCCCTGCCCTTCCTGATCCCCGCCGAGCGGCTGCGGGGGACGGCGGAGGCGGAGCTGGCGGCGGCGCTGGGGCAGCCGGTGCGGCTCGGGGGCATCGCCTGGTCGCTGCTGCCCGCCCCCCGCCTCGTGGTGACGGAGCTGGGCATCGGCCCGGCCCCGGGGCTGGAGCTGGGCGCGGCCGATCTGCGGCTGGCCCTGGCACCGCTGCTCGGCGGCGCGGTGGAGATTTCCAGCCTGGTGGTGCACGGGGCGACCCTGCCGCTGGAGCGGCTGCGGGGGCTGGCCGGCAGCGGTTCCGGCGGCGCTCCCCGGGTGCGCCTGGACCGGCTCGAGGCCAGCGACGTGACCCTGGTGCTGCCCGACGGGGAAACGCTCGGCCCCTGGCGCCTGGAAGCCCGCTTCGGCGCCGACGGGAAGCCGCTCCAGGCGACCGTCACGGACGGCGGGCGGGCGCGGCTCACGGCCGGGCCGGCGGATGCCGCCGGCGCCTACGCCCTGCGGCTGCGGGCGGACGACTGGCGCCTGCCCTTCGCCCGGGCGCCGCTGCGCTTCGCCCGGCTGGAGGCGGAGGCGACCCTCGCGGGGACGGTCCTGGAGGTCACCCGCCTGCGGGGCGATGCCTACGGCGGGCGGGTGACGGGCACGGCCCGGCTGGACTGGACGCGGGGCTGGAACCTGGAGGGCCGCGCCCAGCCGGCGGACCTGCGGCTCGGGCCGCTGCTGGCGGAATTCGGCCAGCATGCCCTGGAGGGCCGGCTGCAGGGGGATTTCACCTTCAGCGGCACGGCCGCGCGGCCGGCGGAGCTGATCGCGGCGCTGGCCGTGGCGGGCGATTTCCGGATCAGTGACGGCATCCTCCACGAGGCGGACCTGGAGCGGGCCAGCCAGACCTTCACCCGCGAGGGGCTCACCGGCGGCCAGACCCGCTTCGACACCCTCGGCGGTCATCTCCGGCTCGAGCGGCGGGACCTGCGGCTGACGGGGCTGAAGGTGGCCTCCAGCGCGCTGGAGGCCGCCGGGGACGTGCGCGTGGACCCGGCGCGCAACCTCAGCGGCGAGATGGAGGTGGGGCTGCGCCGGACCACGGCCCTGGCCTCGATCCCCCTGCGGGTGAGCGGCACCGTGGCGGAGCCCAGGCTGCGCATCACCGAGGAGGCCCTGGCCGGGGCGGCCGCGGGCACCGCCGTCATGGGGCCGGGCCTGGGCACCGCCGTGGGCATCCGGGCGGGCAAGATCCTGAAGGGGGTCGGGCGCCTGCTCGGCGGCGACAGGGAGGAGCAGGAGGCCAAGTGA
- a CDS encoding class I SAM-dependent methyltransferase: MSNHFPDHFSALAEGYARHRPGYPAALFDWLAARAPGRALAWDCATGSGQAALGLAGHFDRVVATDASADQLRRAAAHPRVHYAAAAAEAAPLAGGALDLVTVAQAAHWFDLDRFYAEARRVLRPGGVLALWTYDLLAIDPAVDAVFGRFYRDAVGPWWPPERHHVETGYRELPFPFPELAPPALEMTAEWRLADLLGYLGTWSAVKRCREATGRDPVAGVAGPLREAWGEPETPRPVRWPLHLRVGVA, encoded by the coding sequence GTGAGCAACCATTTCCCCGACCATTTCTCGGCCCTGGCGGAGGGCTACGCCCGTCACCGGCCCGGCTACCCGGCGGCCCTGTTCGACTGGCTCGCGGCGCGGGCGCCGGGCCGGGCGCTGGCCTGGGACTGCGCCACCGGCAGCGGCCAGGCGGCGCTGGGGCTGGCCGGCCACTTCGACCGGGTGGTGGCCACCGACGCCAGCGCCGACCAGCTGCGCCGCGCCGCGGCCCATCCCCGGGTCCATTACGCGGCGGCGGCGGCCGAGGCCGCGCCCCTGGCCGGCGGCGCGCTGGACCTGGTGACGGTGGCCCAGGCCGCCCACTGGTTCGACCTCGACCGCTTCTACGCCGAGGCGCGGCGGGTGCTGCGCCCGGGCGGGGTGCTGGCGCTGTGGACCTACGACCTGCTCGCCATCGACCCGGCGGTGGACGCCGTCTTCGGCCGCTTCTACCGCGACGCGGTGGGGCCCTGGTGGCCGCCGGAGCGCCACCACGTGGAGACCGGCTACCGCGAGCTGCCGTTCCCGTTCCCCGAGCTCGCCCCGCCGGCCCTGGAGATGACGGCCGAGTGGCGGCTGGCGGACCTGCTCGGCTATCTCGGCACCTGGTCGGCGGTGAAACGCTGCCGCGAGGCCACCGGGCGGGACCCGGTGGCCGGGGTGGCCGGGCCCCTGCGCGAAGCGTGGGGCGAGCCGGAGACGCCGCGCCCGGTGCGCTGGCCGCTCCACCTGCGGGTGGGGGTGGCCTGA
- a CDS encoding DUF4412 domain-containing protein — protein sequence MGISMQTPRAVATALFCAALTGLGAATAGAAEFSADVHSTAPGGQAMNGKLWVKGERMRQEFTMMGQRTVMILDLSTGTNTMVDDANRIYFEMQAPDTGYGQLGDEDPLAAMADREELGSEEVSGYDCLKVRYTFHDPQMGASTQWIARDLDFPVKIVATMPAGETVTRYSNIREGGVDDALLRVPDGYRRMTMPGMGMGMGAPGGGM from the coding sequence ATGGGCATTTCAATGCAGACCCCCCGGGCCGTCGCCACGGCCCTTTTCTGTGCCGCCCTCACGGGGCTGGGCGCGGCCACGGCCGGCGCGGCGGAGTTCTCCGCCGACGTCCACAGCACCGCCCCCGGCGGCCAGGCGATGAACGGGAAGCTCTGGGTCAAGGGCGAGCGGATGCGCCAGGAGTTCACCATGATGGGGCAGCGCACGGTGATGATCCTGGACCTCTCCACCGGCACCAACACGATGGTGGACGACGCCAACCGCATCTACTTCGAGATGCAGGCCCCGGACACCGGCTACGGCCAGCTCGGCGACGAGGACCCGCTGGCGGCCATGGCCGATCGCGAGGAGCTCGGCAGCGAGGAGGTCTCCGGCTACGACTGCCTCAAGGTGCGCTACACCTTCCACGATCCGCAGATGGGCGCCTCCACCCAGTGGATCGCCCGCGACCTCGATTTCCCGGTGAAGATCGTCGCCACCATGCCCGCCGGCGAGACCGTGACCCGGTACAGCAACATCCGCGAGGGCGGGGTCGACGACGCCCTGCTGCGGGTGCCCGACGGCTACCGCAGGATGACCATGCCCGGCATGGGGATGGGCATGGGCGCGCCCGGCGGCGGCATGTGA
- a CDS encoding VIT1/CCC1 transporter family protein: MSFTESWFEEKQSAWLYRVVAACEPDPVRSRLFTDLAQAADGQAQTWAAKLAAAGAETPRFRPTARARLVARLVRRLGPRRMRPVLAAMKVRGMSVYLAPGAPRHHPMPQSVEEVGERHQGRGGGNLRAAVFGVNDGLVSNAALIMGVAGAGSEVAFIITTGVAGLLAGALSMAAGEYISVRSQREMFEYQIGLEREELAEYPEEEAEELALIYAARGMDIEAARRVTGAMMRDPEHALDVLAREELGLNPDDLGSPWGAALFSFLSFTGGALIPLLPFLLGLGAGRGVVAAALLTGLSLLGVGAALSLFTGRNAVLGGLRMLLIGGGAGLTTYLIGRLLGVGLA; the protein is encoded by the coding sequence ATGTCGTTCACCGAAAGCTGGTTCGAGGAGAAGCAATCCGCCTGGCTCTACCGGGTGGTGGCCGCCTGCGAGCCGGACCCCGTCCGCAGCCGCCTGTTCACCGACCTGGCGCAGGCGGCCGACGGGCAGGCGCAGACCTGGGCGGCGAAGCTGGCCGCGGCGGGGGCGGAGACGCCGCGGTTCCGGCCCACCGCCCGGGCGCGGCTGGTGGCGCGGCTGGTGCGCCGCCTCGGGCCGCGCCGGATGCGGCCGGTGCTGGCGGCCATGAAGGTGCGCGGGATGTCCGTCTACCTGGCCCCGGGCGCGCCCCGCCACCACCCGATGCCCCAGTCGGTGGAGGAGGTGGGCGAGCGCCACCAGGGCCGCGGCGGCGGCAACCTGCGCGCGGCGGTGTTCGGCGTCAACGACGGCCTGGTCTCCAACGCCGCCCTCATCATGGGCGTGGCCGGCGCCGGCAGCGAGGTGGCCTTCATCATCACCACCGGGGTGGCGGGGCTGCTCGCCGGCGCGCTCTCCATGGCCGCCGGGGAGTACATCTCGGTGCGCTCCCAGCGGGAGATGTTCGAGTACCAGATCGGCCTGGAGCGCGAGGAGCTGGCCGAGTACCCGGAGGAGGAGGCCGAGGAGCTGGCCCTCATCTACGCCGCCCGCGGCATGGACATCGAGGCGGCGCGCCGGGTCACCGGCGCCATGATGCGGGACCCGGAGCACGCCCTGGACGTGCTGGCCCGGGAGGAGCTGGGGCTCAACCCCGACGACCTCGGCTCGCCCTGGGGCGCGGCCCTGTTCTCCTTCCTCTCCTTCACCGGCGGGGCGCTGATCCCGCTGCTGCCCTTCCTGCTCGGGCTGGGGGCGGGGCGCGGCGTGGTGGCCGCGGCGCTCCTCACCGGTCTCAGCCTGCTCGGCGTGGGCGCGGCCCTGAGCCTGTTCACCGGCCGCAACGCCGTGCTCGGCGGCCTGCGCATGCTGCTCATCGGCGGCGGCGCCGGGCTCACCACCTACCTCATCGGCCGCCTGCTGGGAGTGGGCCTGGCGTGA
- a CDS encoding OmpA family protein, whose translation MRKLALAVAVGVALAGCAADDPYQRTKAGAAIGAVAGAVVGHQLDSGSGALVGAAVGALAGGLVGNYMDKQQAELRQTVAQNDIEMQRLRDDTLKLTLDSEVSFDYDSDRIKPAFRSTLDKLADVLRKYDRTVVHVVGHTDSTGSAEYNQRLSERRASSVANYLQSRGVDPSRVRYEGRGESEPRDTNATEAGRQLNRRVEIYLKPIVEGQEQRAYDPPRYN comes from the coding sequence ATGCGGAAACTGGCACTTGCAGTGGCCGTCGGCGTCGCCCTCGCCGGCTGCGCCGCGGACGATCCCTACCAGCGCACCAAGGCCGGTGCCGCCATCGGCGCCGTGGCCGGGGCGGTGGTCGGCCACCAGCTCGACAGCGGCTCCGGCGCCCTCGTGGGCGCGGCGGTGGGCGCGCTGGCGGGCGGCCTGGTGGGCAACTACATGGACAAGCAGCAGGCGGAGTTGCGCCAGACTGTCGCCCAGAACGACATCGAGATGCAGCGGCTGCGGGATGACACCCTCAAGCTGACCCTCGACAGCGAGGTCTCCTTCGACTACGACAGCGACCGGATCAAGCCCGCCTTCCGGTCCACCCTGGACAAGCTGGCGGATGTCCTCCGCAAGTACGACCGCACCGTGGTGCACGTGGTGGGCCACACCGACAGCACCGGCTCGGCCGAGTACAACCAGCGCCTCTCCGAGCGCCGCGCCAGCAGCGTGGCCAACTACCTGCAGAGCCGCGGCGTGGATCCCTCCCGCGTGCGCTACGAGGGCCGCGGCGAGAGCGAGCCGCGCGACACCAACGCCACCGAGGCGGGCCGTCAGCTCAACCGCCGCGTGGAGATCTACCTGAAGCCCATCGTGGAGGGCCAGGAGCAGCGCGCCTACGATCCGCCGCGCTACAATTGA